The region TCCCAAGGAGGCCAGTTCTGACTTCGCCTGCTGGATGTCGAATGAATACCATTTATCTTTGAGATTCTCGTCAATCAGGTATGAATATCCTGATTTGATCAGCACAGGATTCGCTTTTACCGCATAGTTTGTCATGCCTATCTTCACGAGTTCATCCGTATTTACAGCCCTTGCAATTGCTTTTCTAAATGCAGGATCTTTAAAAGGATCTCTCTCGAGGTTGAAGAAAAGAAAAACCGGGTTACCTTCAGGGAACCAGTATTTTATATCCTTGTTTTGAACATTCTCTATCCTTGGGTAATTGATGCCTGCCCAATCAAGTTCACCATTTGCGACCGCAAGCTGCGCTGGTTCATTTCCATTGAAAGCGGGAATTCGTATTCTATCCACTTTAACCTTCTCGGCTTGCCAGTAATCAACTCTTTTTTTCAATGTGAATACCTGATCGGTGAAATTCTCAAGCACGTAGGCCCCCGTGCCAACAGGATTTTCGTTGGTGAACTTTGAGGGATCGTCTAACTTTTCCCAGAGATGTTTTGGTACCATATATACACCAGCTATGTTGTAGATTATCAGAGTGTTCAATTTTGAGAAATTCAATCTCACTGTATAGCTATCAATTTTTTCAACAGATTCCAGTCCAGAGCTCCATATCCCCTGGGTATCGAGAGAAGGAAATTTTCTGAGCATTTCAAAAGTAAAAACCACATCATCTGCTGTAAAAGGTTTGCCATCAGACCATGTTACATTTTTTCTCAAATTAAAAACTATGCTCCTGTAATCGTTGCTCCATTCGTAATCCACAGCAAGCCACGGTATGATTTCACCAGTAAAATTATTGGAATAAATCAATGTTTCATAGATGAAACCACATGCTGCATATCCTGTTCCACCTGCAAAATACGGATTGAAATTTCTTTGATGAGCCCCCGTCACCGAGATAATCATTGTAAGATCTGCAGAAAAAACCAGTAACGATACCAAAACCAACATCATCACGAAAAATTTTTTCACATTTACACCTCCCAATGGCTTTTTGTGATTATATTATACAATAAAGTATTTTAATAATATCATTGAATGAAATGATCTACATATTGCATCTACAGGGCAATTGAATTAAAATTTTTTCCGGGAGGTGGTAGGGTGAAGCTGAAATTTGTTTTTGGTCAGATCGAGTGCGTGGCGGAGCTTGATGAAGACAGAGCTCCTCTGACAATCGAGGCTATCAAAAAGGAGTTGCCAATCAGAGGAATAGTTAACAGATGGGGAGATGAGATTTATTTTGAGACTCCCGTAAAACTCGCAGTGGGCGAAAATAGCAAAGATGTTGTAGAAGAGGGAGATGTTGCGTTCTGGATTCCCGGAAGAGCAATATGCCTGTTTTTTGGTAAGACACCGGTAAGCGATGACAAAATAAGACCAGCAAGCGCTGTGAATGTATTTGGAAAAATCAAAGATGGGCTCGATCTTCTAAAACAGGTAAAAAGTGGCACAAAGGTAACTGTTCATATAGAATAATCTCCCTTCAAACTGTGGTAACATATTTTTGAAGGGAGGAAATCAAGTGAATCAGAAAACACTCTTTTATATACTCATAGCATTCATAGTTTTCTTCATAGTCACTCAGCTTGTAACAACTCTGACCAGAAAACCACCCTATGAGATCGCCTATTACAGAAGCAAAATGGAATACGACTACACAGGTGAAGCTACTTTTACCGCTACAGCTGGCTTATTTTTCAAAGACAAAAATAAGCAACAGCAATATATAGATCAATATCAGCAAGCTTCGCTTTCAACTTTTAAAAGTTATTTCGACGATGTTAGCGAAAAAGTTGGCAGAAACATAGAGGTAATCTCCATGAACTCAACTAT is a window of Pseudothermotoga elfii DSM 9442 = NBRC 107921 DNA encoding:
- a CDS encoding ABC transporter substrate-binding protein; the encoded protein is MKKFFVMMLVLVSLLVFSADLTMIISVTGAHQRNFNPYFAGGTGYAACGFIYETLIYSNNFTGEIIPWLAVDYEWSNDYRSIVFNLRKNVTWSDGKPFTADDVVFTFEMLRKFPSLDTQGIWSSGLESVEKIDSYTVRLNFSKLNTLIIYNIAGVYMVPKHLWEKLDDPSKFTNENPVGTGAYVLENFTDQVFTLKKRVDYWQAEKVKVDRIRIPAFNGNEPAQLAVANGELDWAGINYPRIENVQNKDIKYWFPEGNPVFLFFNLERDPFKDPAFRKAIARAVNTDELVKIGMTNYAVKANPVLIKSGYSYLIDENLKDKWYSFDIQQAKSELASLGFRAGKDGILVGADGKRLSYELIVPAGWTDWIAVSQLLSQQLKKIGVELNVTPIDFGAYLAKIRQKDFDVAVSWSNYGPNPYIFFQNYLHSSNAYTGSNRGGWINKETDELVEKLSQTADMEEIKTIVSKIQEIILDNVPAVPLFYNPVWFIYSIKNFTGWPNENNAFVEPRTTGMDKIYLIMHLQPK
- a CDS encoding DUF4897 domain-containing protein; the protein is MNQKTLFYILIAFIVFFIVTQLVTTLTRKPPYEIAYYRSKMEYDYTGEATFTATAGLFFKDKNKQQQYIDQYQQASLSTFKSYFDDVSEKVGRNIEVISMNSTMTERSGILEVVETARLLNAASVTNGIVDTSLKDISIYSVNDSQIVVVVPEGADILTIEPTPTKVVENAIYWQPSESSMSFPRVIFKEGEEGK
- a CDS encoding cyclophilin-like fold protein; translated protein: MKLKFVFGQIECVAELDEDRAPLTIEAIKKELPIRGIVNRWGDEIYFETPVKLAVGENSKDVVEEGDVAFWIPGRAICLFFGKTPVSDDKIRPASAVNVFGKIKDGLDLLKQVKSGTKVTVHIE